The region CGCGTCTTCGTCGCGATCTACGACGTGCATCCCTGGGATGCGGCCCAACTCGACGAGGTCGAGGGGGTGATCGCGGAAACCTACCGCAAGCTGCACGTGCGGGTCGTCACGCTGGACGGCGAGGTGACCGCCTGGGTCTACGTCTTCGCCGGGTACGAGGGCGGCCTGCCGACCGCCTGGTATCTCTCGGAGATCGCCAACGCGGCGGAGAAGGCCGGCGCCCCGGACGACTACGTCGCCGAACTCCGCGCCCGGCCGACCGGCACCGCCACCACCTGAGCCCTGCCCGCCTCCGACGGAGCCGGGTGGTCCCCTACTGTCCGCCGTCGGCGCAGCGGGGATCCTCCCGGCCGTCGGGGGCGGCGGCCACCGAACGGTGGTAGATGTTCGCCTCGTACACCGGGGTCATCCCGACCGCACGGTAGAGCCTCGCCGCCTCGGTCGGGTTGGCCAGGTCCACCCCCAGGCCGGCGTGCTCGCGCCCTTTGCCGGCATAGCTGGCAAACGCTCGGGCGAGCAGCGCCGCGCCCACCCCACGACGTCGGTACTCCCGCAGCACGGCGAGGTTCTTCACCCAGCCCTCGTTCTGGTCCAGCGCCTGGTCGGCGGATTGCAGGATGCCGCCGGGCACCCCGTCCACGATCGCCAGGAACCACTCGTCCCAGGCGACGGTCGGCAGCACCGCCACCTGCTCCCGCCACTGCTCGAAGCTGCGCGGCAGGTAGTCCGGGGTGTCCCGGAACGCGGTGTCGAGGATCCGGAAGAAGAGCCGCAACTCTGCCTCGTCGCTCGGGTCCACCGGCCGGACCAGCACCCCGGGTGGCGGGGGCGGCGCGACGGCGGACACCCCGGCGAGCGGGCGGCGCATCCGGGCGTACCGCTTGACGAACTCGAATCCGGCCGCTTCGAGCACCGAGATCCAGCGCTCCTCGGTCGGCACCGCACCGGCGCGTACGGTCAGCCGGTCGTACCCGAACTCGGCCGCGCGTTGCGCCACCCGGGCCAGTTGCCGGTCCAGCAGCGGGGCGGCGGCCGGCTCGCCCCGACCGGGGTACACGTACACCTCGATCATCTCGCGCTCGCCCCGGCTCGGGCTCTCCAGGTACGCCCACGCGCTCACCTCGCCGGTGGGATCCACCGCCAGCCACGAGTCCCGGCTCGGGTCGACGTTCGGCGCGAGCAGGGCCTCCCGTACGTCCTCGGGGCTGAAGTCGGGCGCACCGATCGCCGCGATGTCGCTGGCGTGCACCACCGCCAGGATCGCCGCTACGTCGTCCAGGGTGGGTCGGCGCGTCGTCCAGCCGTGGGGAAGGCTCACGCCGGACATTCAACCGTCCGGCACGCCCCGCCGCCGCCGATTTTTCCCGGCCCCGCCGCCGCTCGGTGCCGGGCAGGTTGCGCAACGTTCGCCGGTCCGTGGGCACCTATTCGGCGTCGAGCGCCTCGACCGCCGCCTCGACGTCCCCGGTGCGTCGCCGGGCGGCGGAAACGGCCCGCTCGGCCGCCTTCCGGGCCAGCTTGCGCCGGCTGACCTCCTGCTCGGCCCCGGCCCGTCGGCGCTCCGCCTCGACCACGGCCCGTTCGGCGTCGGCCAGGGCGGCGGCGCCGTCCCGCTCGGCCGCCGTGGCCCGGCCCAGGTCCGCCTCGGCCCGCCGCTGTTCGGTACGGGCGCTCGCCAGTTCCCGTACCAGTGTCCGGCGCAGGCCGGCCCGCTCGGCCGCCGCCCGCTTCTCGGCGGCCCGCTCGGCCGCGGACGATTCGGCCGCTGACGATTCGGCCGCTGCGGAGCGGCCGGGCTGATCGGCGCCGGTCGCCTTCCGGGCGCTTCGCGACGGTGGTGCCGGCAGGGACAGCTCCGGTCCACCGGCCACCAGGCGCAACTGCGGCCGGGGCACCTCACCGAATCCGGCGTAGCT is a window of Micromonospora sp. NBC_01699 DNA encoding:
- a CDS encoding gamma-glutamylcyclotransferase, encoding MRHYAAYGSNLDPARMRAYCPHSPMIGTGWLEGWRLTFAGEGVIGWEGAVTTVVESPGDRVFVAIYDVHPWDAAQLDEVEGVIAETYRKLHVRVVTLDGEVTAWVYVFAGYEGGLPTAWYLSEIANAAEKAGAPDDYVAELRARPTGTATT
- a CDS encoding GNAT family N-acetyltransferase; translated protein: MSLPHGWTTRRPTLDDVAAILAVVHASDIAAIGAPDFSPEDVREALLAPNVDPSRDSWLAVDPTGEVSAWAYLESPSRGEREMIEVYVYPGRGEPAAAPLLDRQLARVAQRAAEFGYDRLTVRAGAVPTEERWISVLEAAGFEFVKRYARMRRPLAGVSAVAPPPPPGVLVRPVDPSDEAELRLFFRILDTAFRDTPDYLPRSFEQWREQVAVLPTVAWDEWFLAIVDGVPGGILQSADQALDQNEGWVKNLAVLREYRRRGVGAALLARAFASYAGKGREHAGLGVDLANPTEAARLYRAVGMTPVYEANIYHRSVAAAPDGREDPRCADGGQ